Within Sphingobium sp. SCG-1, the genomic segment GCCCATGCACGCTTGCGGCCATAGGGCGATTATATTGCTCTTGACCTGCCGAAACGGACATTCTCGCAATGAGAGGTTCCCCTTGGATAAGATGTATTCCCCGTTCGACATATTCCAATGGCTCCCGTCAGAGGTCTGTCAACAATTCGAAGCCGAGGCCGTGTTGCGGCGGTTCCGCCGCGGAGAGCAAATCTACAACCAGGGTGACCATGGCGACAGCATGTTCCGGGTCGTCTCGGGCGCTGTGCGCCTGTCCGCTACCCGGATCGACGGCCGGCAGTTCATGTACCTGTTGTTCGAACCCGGCGATTGCTTCGGCGCCAGCAGCTGCATCGACAATGGGCCGCGTCCGCATCTGGCGGAAGCGGCGGAGGACACTGAACTCCAGCTTCTCCGCAAAGCCGGATTCAACCGCATCCGGGAACGCCATCGCGCCTTCGACGATGCCATAATGCGCCTTTTGTCTGGCCATATGCGCCTCCTGAGCGGGTTCCTTGCCGACGCTCATCTATCCGACCTCTCCGCCCGGATAGCGGGCCGGATTCTGTCGATGGCAAGAAGTTTCGGGGTGCAGGACGAAAATGGCGTCCATCTCTCGATCCGCATCACGCAAGGCGAACTCGCGCTGATGGTTGGCGGCGCGCGGCAGTCGGTCAACAAAATACTGCAGCAGCTCGATGAGCAGGGGATCGTGAGCAACCGCTCGGGTCGCCTGACGGTCCATTCCTTCGATGAACTTCGTCTTCGTGCCCGAGAGGAGCGAGATGAAGTCGCCTAGGTGACAGCGGCGGCTTTCCAGTAGTGATAGTTGGCCTCGCGAGGAGAATTCTGATGGCTGAAACCCGCGCACATGAAACCAGCGAAGCGATCACGCTCGACGACAAGTGGACGGCGGAACGCGGCCGCGTTGTCATCAACGGTGCCCAGGCCATCGCTCGGGTTTTGCTGACCCAGAAAGAACGTGACCGTCGGCAGGGCCTCAATACCGCTGGCTATATTTCCGGATATCGCGGCTCTCCGCTTGGCAATGTCGACAACGCCCTATGGGCGGTCGGCGACCGCCTGCAGCCGAACGACATCCTCTTCCACCCCGGCGTCAACGAAGACATGGCCGCAACCGCCGTGCGTGGCACCCAGCAGCTCGATGCGGTTTCCGGGCCTCGCTTCGATGGCGTGTTCGCTGCCTGGTACGGCAAGGGACCGGGCGTCGATCGTTCCGGCGACGCGTTCAAGCACGGCAATTATGCCGGCGTTCACCGCAACGGCGGTGTCCTGGTGTTCTACGGTGACGACCATGCGGGGAAATCCTCGACCGTATGCCATCACAGCGAACAGGCGATCGCCGCCAGCGCGATCCCGTCCCTTTATCCGTCCAATGCCGAAGAGCTGCTGGAATATGGGCTGATCGGCTATGCCCTGTCGCGCTACACAGGGCTCTGGGTCGGCATCAAATGCGTGAATGAAGTTGCCGAACAGACCACGACCGTCGATCTCGCCTGTATCGACAAAGCACCTGTCCTGCCGCCGCGCGCGGATGACGTGAACATCCATATCGAACATGGGGCCTATAATCCGCTGCGCGAGGAACAGGTCGTTGTCGAGCATCGCCTGCCGCTCGTGCATGCGTTCGTCCGCGCGAATCGGCTTGACCGGATCACATTCGGATCAGCAGAAGCAAGCCTCGGGATCGTAACGGCTGGCAAATCGCACGAAGATGTCCGCGCGGCCCTCTCGCTGCTGCAGATCGATGACGCGCGTGCAGCGGCTCTCGGGATCGCGGTCTATAAGGTGGGCTGTATCTGGCCGCTTGAGCAGACCGGGTTTCGCGAATTCGCCACAGGCAAACAGGAGCTGTTTGTCGTCGAGGAAAAGGCAAGCTTTCTGGAGGACCAGGCTGCCGTAGCGTTGATAAACTCGGATAAGCGGCCCAGGCTTGTCGGAAAGCGGAGCGAAACCGGCGAAGTGCTGCTGTCGAGCGTCACGTCGCTTGATCCAGTCATGGTCGCACGCGCCATCGTGGCACGGCTCCAAGCCCTCGATCTTTGTGATGCCGCGCTCGCCGCCGCTGCTCGCAGTCTACCGGCGCCACTGGTCATTCCAGGCGACGTTCTTGCGCCGAAGCGGTCACCCTATTTCTGTTCGGGCTGCCCGCACAACCGTTCGACCCGGATTCCCGACGGCAGCATGAGCATGACTGGCATCGGTTGCCACACCATGGTCAACTTCTTCCGCCCGGACATGGCGCTTTTGCCGACGCAGATGGGCGGAGAGGGCGGCAACTGGATTGGCCTCGCGCCCTTCACCGACACGAAGCACATCTTCCAGAATTTGGGCGATGGCACCTACTATCATTCCGGTCTGCTCGCCATCCGGGCCGCCGTCGCGTCGAAGGTGAACATCACCTACAAGATCCTCTATAACGATGCCGTGGCGATGACAGGCGGCCAGCCTGTCGACGGGCCGATCTCGGTGGCGGAAATTGCCGCCCAGGTCCGCGCCGAAGGGGTCAATCGCATTGTCCTGCTGAGCGACGATCCCTCACGACACTCTGCGTCCGACATGCCGGCAGGCGTCACGATCGATCACCGCGACAAGCTTGATACCGTCCAGCGCGAACTGCGTGACACGCCGGGCTGCACGGTGCTGATCTACGAACAGACCTGCGCTGCCGAGAAGCGCCGGCGCCGCAAGCGGGGGACGTTTCCCGACCCTGCGAAGCGCCTCTTCATCAGCAAGGCGGTCTGCGAAGGCTGCGGTGACTGCTCCGCCCAGTCGACCTGCGTCAGCCTGGTGCCCGTCGAGACGCCGCTGGGTCGCAAGCGGGCTATCGACCAGTCGAGCTGCAACAAGGACTATAGCTGCCGCGACGGCTTCTGCCCGTCCTTCATCACGATCCGCGGTGCGGAGCCCCGCAAG encodes:
- a CDS encoding indolepyruvate ferredoxin oxidoreductase family protein; this encodes MAETRAHETSEAITLDDKWTAERGRVVINGAQAIARVLLTQKERDRRQGLNTAGYISGYRGSPLGNVDNALWAVGDRLQPNDILFHPGVNEDMAATAVRGTQQLDAVSGPRFDGVFAAWYGKGPGVDRSGDAFKHGNYAGVHRNGGVLVFYGDDHAGKSSTVCHHSEQAIAASAIPSLYPSNAEELLEYGLIGYALSRYTGLWVGIKCVNEVAEQTTTVDLACIDKAPVLPPRADDVNIHIEHGAYNPLREEQVVVEHRLPLVHAFVRANRLDRITFGSAEASLGIVTAGKSHEDVRAALSLLQIDDARAAALGIAVYKVGCIWPLEQTGFREFATGKQELFVVEEKASFLEDQAAVALINSDKRPRLVGKRSETGEVLLSSVTSLDPVMVARAIVARLQALDLCDAALAAAARSLPAPLVIPGDVLAPKRSPYFCSGCPHNRSTRIPDGSMSMTGIGCHTMVNFFRPDMALLPTQMGGEGGNWIGLAPFTDTKHIFQNLGDGTYYHSGLLAIRAAVASKVNITYKILYNDAVAMTGGQPVDGPISVAEIAAQVRAEGVNRIVLLSDDPSRHSASDMPAGVTIDHRDKLDTVQRELRDTPGCTVLIYEQTCAAEKRRRRKRGTFPDPAKRLFISKAVCEGCGDCSAQSTCVSLVPVETPLGRKRAIDQSSCNKDYSCRDGFCPSFITIRGAEPRKPAALDVDAQRLAALPAPSIAPLGADGFNMMVAGIGGTGVVTVGALIGMAAHIEGKVMSLFDMTGLSQKNGAVYSHVRIAAHPSQLTTQRLAQESADLLLAFDIVAGLGPESVQTLKTGRTQAIANSDVTATVAFQFDRNAQLDKFVMQGKLKRMIGSDRLETVDASALALAVLGDTIGANLFLVGVAAQKGLLPVGIDAIERAVRLNGVAVSFNLRALRLGRLFAVDPDYVTGLAASTESESVAIPATLDEIIAHRANHLAAYQNAVLAERYRALVNWVRNREAQVAPGADQLGQAVARTYAKLLAYKDEYEVARLLSSPTLQDELKRTFADGGKLSFNLAPPIFGGKPINGRPPKREFGAWMLHAFKLLARLRGLRGTAFDPFGRTAERKMERDLIVEYEALVQRVCGQLTAENHGKAVALLNLADMIRGFGPVKEAAVQLYRKEIADMEATFVNGPGEAPSTTKVQTVLA
- a CDS encoding helix-turn-helix domain-containing protein; protein product: MRLLSGFLADAHLSDLSARIAGRILSMARSFGVQDENGVHLSIRITQGELALMVGGARQSVNKILQQLDEQGIVSNRSGRLTVHSFDELRLRAREERDEVA